From a region of the Vanrija pseudolonga chromosome 2, complete sequence genome:
- the DIP5_1 gene encoding Dicarboxylic amino acid permease — MAAYDDTKDLAATGITPVVDSHGDVESQPDNTKYDTLVDVNTGLYDGVHRGMEQRHLQMYALAGTLGTGLFLTSGKAISHGGPAGALLAYITMGAIIFSMNVCLGEMATYAPISGGYLHFAERWLHPSVGFALGWQGVLGGCVSNASEVVAAAILISFWDTNFSTAHQVGYIIALIVVCGVINFLGVRWFGESEFWFALIKIALIVGLILAGLIVDLGGGPNHDRIGFRYWKDPGAFNAYVVPGSTGKFLGWFANLITAAYSFSGIEFIGMAAAEVKNPRVSIPKAVRRLFIRLTLFYVLGILIVGMLVPSNDPKLLQSTGTAASSPFVLAFSRAGIKVLPSIINAAVLTSAISACSTGIFNSSRKLYGLALRGQGPSIFARTTAKGLPWVAVSFVSFWMLLAFLSLSDGSNAALEWLSNITTLASFINWMAIAATFIRFKKGLEAQGIDRKSLHYYSSLQPFHAWFCLIALSIIVFFSGWKVFIHGHWSAPSFVSNYLNLPFFFVLMAGYALFKRDPWLRPDQLDFFSNIPTDDEVAYEEPPPKNAFMKVVNYVFT, encoded by the exons ATGGCTGCTTacgacgacaccaaggaCCTAGCCGCGACGGGCATcacgcccgtcgtcgactcgcacggcgacgtcgagtcCCAGCCCGATAACACCAAGTAcgacacgctcgtcgacgtgaaCACGGGGTtgt ACGATGGTGTCCACCGTGGTATGGAGCAGCGCCACCTGCAGATGTACGCTCTCGCGGGCACGCTCGGCACCGGCCTCTTCCTGACCTCGGGCAAGGCGATCTCGCACGGCGGTCCCGCCGGCGCACTGCTCGCATACATCACCATGGGCGCGATCATCTTCTCCATGA ACGTCTGCCTGGGCGAGATGGCAACCTACGCGCCCATCTCGGGCGGATACCTGCACTTTGCCGAGCGGTGGCTGCACCCGTCGGTCGGCTTCGCACTCGGCTGGCAGGGCGTGCTGGGCGGCTGTGTCTCCAACGcctccgaggtcgtcgcggcggccatcCTTATTTCATTCTGGGACACCAACTTCAGCACGGCGCACCAGGTCGGCTACATCATCGCCTTGATCGTCGTGTGCGGCGTCATCAACTTCCTCGGCGTGCGGTGGTTCGGCGAGAGCGAGTTCTGGTTCGCGCTCATCAAGATTGCGCTCATCGTCGGCCTTATCCTCGCTGGCTTgatcgtcgacctcggcggcggaccGAACCATGACCGCATCGGCTTCAGGTACTGGAAGGACCCCGGAGCGTTCAACGCGTACGTCGTGCCCGGGAGCACGGGCAAGTTCCTCGGCTGGTTCGCGAACTTGATTACTGCGGCGTACTCGTTCTCGGGCATCGAGTTCATCGGCATGGCTGCTGCCGAGGTCAAGAACCCGCGCGTGTCGATCCCCAAGGCCGTCCGCCGCCTGTTCATCCGCCTCACGCTCTTCTACGTGCTCGGCATCTTGATCGTCGGCATGCTCGTGCCCTCCAACGACCCCAAGCTGCTCCAGTCGACCGggacggccgcgtcgtcgccgttcgtCCTTGCcttctcgcgcgccggcatCAAGGTGCTTCCTTCTATCATCAACGCCGCGGTGCTCACCTCCGCCatctcggcctgctcgaccggTATCTTCAACTCGTCGCGTAAGCTGTACGGTCTCGCGCTCCGTGGCCAGGGCCCGTCCATCTTCGCGCGCACCACCGCCAAGGGCCTGCCGTGGGTGGCCGTCTCGTTCGTGTCCTTCTGGATGCTGCTCGCCTTCCTCTCGCTCTCGGACGGTTCCAACGCTGCGCTCGAGTGGCTGTCCAACATCACCACCCTGGCGTCGTTCATCAACTGGATGGCCATTGCCGCGACGTTCATTCGTTTCAAGaagggcctcgaggcgcaggGCATCGACCGCAAGTCGCTCCACTACTACTCGAGCCTGCAGCCCTTCCACGCGTGGTTCTGCCTCATCGCCCTGTCGATCAtcgtcttcttctcgggATGGAAGGTCTTCATCCACGGCCACTGGTCGGCCCCGTCGTTCGTGTCCAACTACCTCAACCTGCCATTCTTCTTCGTGCTCATGGCCGGCTATGCGCTCTTCAAGCGTGACCCCTGGCTCCGTCCTGACCAGCTCGACTTCTTCTCCAACATCCccacggacgacgaggtcgcgtaCGAGGAGCCGCCTCCCAAGAACGCCTTTATGAAGGTGGTCAACTACGTCTTCACTTAG
- the betB gene encoding NAD/NADP-dependent betaine aldehyde dehydrogenase: MTFASEIHTFYDGRPQPSSSGKTTFQSIDPSTAKPLATVYTTTPAQLDAAVASAQKAFPEWSRTAPAARARVLLKAAALLRERNDALAKTESLDTGKSWSETSTVDIATGADVLEYYAYHVAAGGLDGKSTVLRAGPGGAEITTTHEPLGVCGGIGAWNYPIQIALWKSAACLAAGNCMVYKPSEVTPLHGNTLAAIYVEAGLPAGVFNVIYGDGPAAGVPLVAHPGIAKVSFTGQVSTGSKVASAASGAMKSVTMELGGKSPLVILPDADVDEAADVAMLANFYSSGQVCTNGTRVFVPDTLLPAVEAAIVQRCREGIRMGLPLDETTNFGPVVSKVHQQKVASYIQHGKEVDRARVLYDGGADAQAKWPTSDGFWVPPVVFSDCTDSMKVATEEIFGPVMCILPYSTKGDKDAWLAELVRRANDTQMGLAGGVVATDLDLAAQVVRQLEAGITWINTWGESPAEMPVGGWKMSGIGVENGHEGIRAYTRTKSTLVQYGKGACAGVFSKL, from the coding sequence ATGACATTCGCCAGCGAGATCCACACCTTCTACGACGGGCGCCCgcagccctcgtcgtcgggcaagACGACCTTCCAGTCGATCGACCCGAGCACAGCCAAGCCCCTGGCAACAGTGTACACCACGACGCctgcgcagctcgacgcggccgtcgcgtcggcgcagaAGGCGTTCCCAGAGTGGTCCCGcacggcgccggctgcgcgcgcccgcgtgctcctcaaggcggcggcgctgctccgcgagcgcaacgacgcgctcgccaagaccGAGTCCCTCGACACCGGCAAGTCATGGAGCGAGACCTCGACCGTCGACATcgcgaccggcgccgacgtgctaGAGTACTACGCGTACCAtgtcgccgctggcgggCTGGACGGCAAGTCGACCGTCCTGCGCGCGGggcccggcggcgcagagataacgacgacgcacgagccgctcggcgtctgcggcggcatcggcgcgtGGAACTACCCTATCCAGATTGCGCTGTGGaagtcggcggcgtgcctcgccgccggcaactGCATGGTGTACAAGCCGTCCGAGGTGACCCCCTTGCACGGGAACACGCTGGCGGCGATCTACGTCGAGGCCGGGCTTCCTGCGGGCGTCTTCAACGTCATCTACGGCGACGGGCCtgcggccggcgtgcccctcgtcgcgcacccAGGCATCGCAAAGGTCAGCTTTACGGGCCAGGTGTCGACCGGCTCCAAggtcgcctcggccgcctcgggcgcAATGAAGAGCGTGACCATGGAGCTGGGCGGCAAGTCGCCGCTCGTCATCCTCCCCGACGCGGacgtggacgaggcggccgacgtcgcgatGCTCGCAAACTTTTATTCCAGCGGACAGGTGTGCACGAACGGCACGCGCGTGTTCGTGCCCGacacgctgctgcccgcTGTTGAGGCCGCCATCGTGCAGCGGTGCCGCGAGGGCATCCGCATGGGCCTGCCGCTGGACGAGACGACAAATTTCGGGCCCGTCGTCAGCAAGGTGCACCAGCAAAAGGTCGCCAGCTACATCCAGCACGGGAAGGAggtcgaccgcgcgcgcgtgctgtACGACGGTGGGGCGGACGCGCAGGCCAAGTGGCCGACAAGCGACGGGTTCTGGGTCCCGCCTGTTGTGTTTAGCGACTGCACCGACAGCATGAAGGTCGCCACCGAGGAGATCTTCGGGCCGGTCATGTGCATCCTGCCCTACTCGACCAAGGGGGACAAGGACGCgtggctcgccgagctggtaCGCCGCGCAAACGACACGCAGATGggcctcgcgggcggcgtggtggctaccgacctcgacctcgcggcgcaggttgtccgccagctcgaggccggcatCACGTGGATCAACACCTGGGGCGAGAGCCCAGCCGAGATGCCCGTCGGCGGGTGGAAGATGAGCGGCATCGGAGTCGAGAATGGCCACGAGGGCATCCGCGCCTACACGCGCACCAAGAGCACACTGGTGCAGTACGGCAAGGGGGCGTGTGCCGGCGTCTTCTCAAAATTGTAG